Part of the Bacillus cabrialesii genome is shown below.
AATTAGAGTTGTCGCTTACTCATCTTTAATTAATAAAGATATTAATGCCGATCTGGCCGCTGAGGCGCTGAAAGATATTATTCCTTCTTCAAAACCGAAAGTCATTACGATAAAAGAAATTCAGAGGGTAGTAGGCCAGCAATTTAATATTAAACTCGAGGATTTCAAAGCAAAAAAACGGACTAAATCAGTAGCTTTCCCGCGTCAAATCGCCATGTACCTATCAAGGGAAATGACTGATTCCTCTCTTCCTAAAATCGGTGAAGAGTTTGGAGGCCGTGACCATACGACCGTTATTCATGCTCATGAAAAAATTTCAAAACTGCTGGCAGACGATGAACAGCTTCAGCAGCATGTAAAAGAAATTAAAGAACAGCTCAAATAGCAGGACCGGGGATTAATCGGGGAAAGTGTGAATAACTTTTCGGAAGTCATACACAGTCTGTCCACATGTGGATAGGCTGTGTTTCCTGTCTTTTTCACAACTTATCCACAAATCCACAAGCCCTACTATTACTTCTACTATTTTTTAAAAATATATATTAATACATTATCCGTTAGGAGGATAAAAATGAAATTCACGATTCAAAAAGATCGTCTTGTTGAAAGTGTCCAAGATGTATTAAAAGCAGTTTCATCCAGAACTACAATTCCGATTCTGACTGGTATTAAAATCGTTGCATCAGATGAGGGGGTATCCTTTACAGGAAGCGATTCCGATATTTCTATTGAATCCTTCATTCCAAAAGAAGAAGGAGATAAGGAAATCGTCACAATCGAACAGCCGGGAAGCATTGTTTTACAAGCCCGATTCTTTAGTGAGATTGTAAAAAAACTCCCGATGGCTACTGTGGAAATCGAAGTGCAAAATCAGTATTTAACGATTATCCGTTCTGGTAAAGCAGAATTTAATCTAAACGGGCTTGATGCTGATGAGTATCCTCACTTGCCGCAGATCGAAGAGCATCATGCGATTCAAATACCAACTGATTTGTTAAAAAATCTAATCAGACAGACAGTATTCGCGGTGTCCACCTCAGAAACACGCCCTATCTTGACAGGTGTAAACTGGAAAGTGGAGCAAAGTGAATTATTATGCACTGCGACGGATAGCCACCGTCTTGCTTTAAGAAAAGCGAAACTTGATATTCCGGAAGACAGATCTTATAACGTGGTGATTCCGGGAAAAAGCTTAACTGAACTCAGCAAGATTTTGGATGACAATCAGGAACTCGTAGATATCGTGATCACAGAAACCCAAGTTCTGTTTAAAGCGAAAAACGTTTTATTCTTCTCACGGCTTCTGGACGGAAATTATCCGGATACAACCAGCCTGATTCCGCAAGACAGCAAAACAGAAATCATTGTGAACACAAAAGAATTCCTTCAGGCGATTGATCGTGCATCCCTTTTAGCCAGAGAGGGACGCAATAACGTGGTCAAGCTATCTGCAAAACCGGCTGAATCCATTGAGATTTCTTCTAACTCACCTGAAATCGGAAAAGTTGTCGAAGCGATTCTTGCAGATCAAATTGAAGGTGAGGAATTAAATATCTCATTTAGTCCAAAATATATGTTGGATGCACTAAAGGTGCTTGAAGGAGCAGAAATACGCGTAAGCTTTACAGGTGCAATGAGACCTTTCTTAATTCGCACGCCGAATGATGAAACGATTGTACAGCTTATCCTTCCTGTCAGAACTTATTAATTCGATACACTGCTGCCGACCTGCTCGGCAGCTTTTCTATTCGGTATCTGCTCCGACAAGTTTTCCCTTTCCCTAATTCGTTTTTTTTTAGTACAATTAGATATTAGTGATATTTGAAAGAGGTCGATATAATGGCAAATCCGATTTCAATTGATACAGAGATGATTACACTCGGACAATTCTTGAAATTAGCCGATGTGATTCAGTCAGGCGGTATGGCAAAGTGGTTTTTAAGCGAGCATGAAGTGCTTGTGAACAGCGAGCCGGACAACCGCCGCGGCAGAAAGCTGTATGTTGGAGATGTGGTAGAGATTGAAGGATTTGGTTCATTTCAAGTCGTTAATTAAAGCGGGTGATACTGATTGTATATCCAGAACTTAGAACTGACATCTTACCGCAACTACGACCATGCCGAACTTCAATTTGAAAATAAAGTAAATGTGATCATCGGAGAAAACGCCCAGGGGAAAACAAACCTCATGGAGGCGATCTATGTCTTGTCCATGGCGAAATCGCACCGGACATCAAATGACAAAGAACTTATACGGTGGGACAAAGACTATGCTAAAATAGAGGGAAGAGTGATGAAGCAAAACGGGGCGATCCCGATGCAGCTCGTCATCTCCAAAAAGGGTAAAAAGGGCAAGGTCAATCATATTGAACAGCAAAAGCTCAGCCAGTATGTCGGGGCCCTCAACACCATCATGTTCGCGCCGGAAGATTTAAATCTTGTAAAGGGAAGCCCTCAAGTGAGAAGGCGGTTTCTTGACATGGAAATCGGACAGGTTTCCCCTGTTTACCTGTATGACCTTTCTCTTTACCAGAAAATCCTTTCTCAACGAAATCATTTTTTGAAGCAGCTGCAAACAAGAAAACAAACTGACAGAACGATGCTCGATGTTTTGACCGATCAGCTTGTAGAGGTTGCGGCAAAAGTCGTCGTAAAGCGCCTGCAGTTTACAGCACAGCTCGAGAAATGGGCGCAGCCTATCCATGCGGGCATCTCAAGAGGGCTAGAAGAGCTGACCCTGAAGTACCATACAGCTCTTGAGGTATCAGATCCTAAAGACTTGTCGAAAATAGGAGATAGCTATCAAGAAGCGTTTTCTAAATTAAGAGAAAAAGAAATTGATCGCGGTGTTACGCTGTCAGGGCCTCATCGTGACGATGTTCTTTTCTATGTGAACGGACGCGATGTGCAGACGTATGGTTCTCAAGGACAGCAGCGAACGACAGCATTGTCCCTTAAGCTGGCGGAGATTGACCTAATCCATGAAGAAATCGGAGAATATCCCATTTTACTATTGGATGATGTACTGAGTGAGCTGGATGATTATCGCCAGTCACACTTGCTTCATACGATCCAAGGCCGTGTACAAACGTTTGTCACAACGACAAGCGTTGATGGCATTGATCACGAAACCTTACGTCAAGCAGGAATGTTCCGTGTGCAAAACGGTGCGTTAGTGAAGTGAAGAAATGAGGTGGGCAATTGTATATTCATTTAGGTGATGACTTTGTGGTTTCAACACGAGATATTGTCGGCATTTTTGACTTTAAAGCCAACATGTCGCCTATTGTTGAAGAATTTCTGAAAAAACAGAAACACAAGGTGGTGCCTTCCGTAAACGGCACGCCCAAATCTATCGTAGTCACGGTTCAGAATATATATTACTCTCCCTTGTCTTCCAGCACATTAAAAAAACGTGCGCAATTTATGTTTGAAATAGATTCTTAGAAATTTTTTATCACGAATATATCGTTTAGAAAAGTGTAGGTGAATGACGTGGCTATGGAACAGCAGCAAAACAGTTATGATGAAAATCAGATACAGGTACTAGAAGGATTGGAAGCTGTTCGTAAAAGACCGGGGATGTATATCGGTTCAACAAACAGCAAAGGCCTTCACCACCTGGTATGGGAAATTGTCGACAATAGTATTGACGAAGCTCTCGCCGGTTATTGTACGGATATCAACATTCAAATTGAAAAAGACAACAGCATCACGGTGACAGATAATGGCCGCGGTATTCCAGTCGGTATTCAAGAAAAAATGGGCCGTCCTGCGGTAGAAGTCATTATGACAGTGCTTCACGCCGGAGGAAAATTTGACGGAAGCGGTTATAAAGTGTCCGGAGGATTACACGGTGTAGGTGCGTCAGTTGTAAACGCGCTTTCAACGGAGCTTGATGTGACGGTCCACCGTGACGGTAAAATCCACCGCCAAACTTATAAACGCGGAGTTCCGGTTGCAGACCTTGAAATCATCGGCGAAACGGATCATACAGGAACGACTACACATTTTATCCCGGATCCTGAGATTTTCACAGAAACAACTGTGTATGATTATGATCTGCTTGCTAACCGCGTGCGCGAATTAGCCTTTTTGACAAAAGGCGTCAACATCACGATCGAAGATAAACGTGAAGGGCAAGAGCGCAAAAATGAGTACCATTACGAAGGCGGAATTAAAAGTTATGTAGAGTATTTAAACCGTTCTAAAGAAGTAGTCCATGAAGAGCCGATTTACATTGAAGGCGAAAAGGACGGCATTACGGTTGAAGTGGCTTTGCAATACAATGACAGCTACACAAGCAACATTTACTCGTTTACAAATAACATTAACACGTACGAAGGCGGTACCCATGAAGCGGGCTTCAAAACGGGCCTGACTCGTGTGATCAATGATTACGCCAGAAAAAAAGGGCTTATCAAAGAAAATGATCCAAACTTAAGCGGAGATGACGTAAGAGAAGGGCTGACCGCGATTATTTCAATCAAACACCCTGATCCGCAGTTTGAGGGCCAAACGAAAACAAAGCTAGGCAACTCAGAAGCGCGGACGATCACCGATACGTTATTTTCTGCGGCAATGGAAACATTTATGCTGGAAAATCCAGATGCGGCCAAAAAAATCGTAGATAAAGGTTTAATGGCGGCAAGAGCAAGAATGGCTGCGAAAAAAGCGCGTGAATTAACACGCCGCAAAAGCGCACTGGAGATTTCAAACCTTCCTGGTAAGTTGGCGGACTGCTCTTCAAAAGACCCGAGCATCTCCGAGTTATATATCGTAGAGGGTGACTCTGCCGGAGGATCTGCTAAACAAGGACGCGACAGACATTTCCAAGCCATTTTGCCGCTTAGAGGTAAAATCCTGAACGTTGAAAAAGCCAGACTGGATAAAATTTTGTCTAACAACGAGGTTCGCTCTATGATCACAGCGCTTGGCACAGGCATCGGGGAAGATTTTAATCTGGAAAAAGCCCGTTATCACAAAGTTGTCATTATGACAGATGCCGACGTTGACGGCGCGCACATCAGAACACTGCTGTTAACGTTCTTTTATAGATATATGCGCCAAATTATCGAAAATGGCTACGTGTACATTGCACAGCCGCCGCTCTACAAAGTTCAGCAGGGGAAACGTGTTGAATATGCATACAATGACAAGGAGCTTGAAGAGCTTCTAAGCACTCTTCCTCAAACACCTAAACCTGGATTGCAGCGTTATAAAGGTCTAGGTGAAATGAATGCCACTCAGCTATGGGAAACAACCATGGATCCAAGCTCCAGAACGCTTCTTCAGGTAACTCTTGAGGATGCGATGGATGCCGATGAGACATTTGAAATGCTGATGGGCGACAAAGTAGAACCGCGCCGTAACTTTATAGAAGCAAATGCGAGATACGTTAAAAATCTTGACATCTAATCATAAAAAGCCTTATTTCCAATAAGAAATAAGGCTTTTTTCTGAACTGGATCGAACGCCG
Proteins encoded:
- the dnaN gene encoding DNA polymerase III subunit beta, producing MKFTIQKDRLVESVQDVLKAVSSRTTIPILTGIKIVASDEGVSFTGSDSDISIESFIPKEEGDKEIVTIEQPGSIVLQARFFSEIVKKLPMATVEIEVQNQYLTIIRSGKAEFNLNGLDADEYPHLPQIEEHHAIQIPTDLLKNLIRQTVFAVSTSETRPILTGVNWKVEQSELLCTATDSHRLALRKAKLDIPEDRSYNVVIPGKSLTELSKILDDNQELVDIVITETQVLFKAKNVLFFSRLLDGNYPDTTSLIPQDSKTEIIVNTKEFLQAIDRASLLAREGRNNVVKLSAKPAESIEISSNSPEIGKVVEAILADQIEGEELNISFSPKYMLDALKVLEGAEIRVSFTGAMRPFLIRTPNDETIVQLILPVRTY
- the rlbA gene encoding ribosome maturation protein RlbA, which produces MANPISIDTEMITLGQFLKLADVIQSGGMAKWFLSEHEVLVNSEPDNRRGRKLYVGDVVEIEGFGSFQVVN
- the recF gene encoding DNA replication/repair protein RecF (All proteins in this family for which functions are known are DNA-binding proteins that assist the filamentation of RecA onto DNA for the initiation of recombination or recombinational repair.), whose translation is MYIQNLELTSYRNYDHAELQFENKVNVIIGENAQGKTNLMEAIYVLSMAKSHRTSNDKELIRWDKDYAKIEGRVMKQNGAIPMQLVISKKGKKGKVNHIEQQKLSQYVGALNTIMFAPEDLNLVKGSPQVRRRFLDMEIGQVSPVYLYDLSLYQKILSQRNHFLKQLQTRKQTDRTMLDVLTDQLVEVAAKVVVKRLQFTAQLEKWAQPIHAGISRGLEELTLKYHTALEVSDPKDLSKIGDSYQEAFSKLREKEIDRGVTLSGPHRDDVLFYVNGRDVQTYGSQGQQRTTALSLKLAEIDLIHEEIGEYPILLLDDVLSELDDYRQSHLLHTIQGRVQTFVTTTSVDGIDHETLRQAGMFRVQNGALVK
- the remB gene encoding extracellular matrix regulator RemB, producing MYIHLGDDFVVSTRDIVGIFDFKANMSPIVEEFLKKQKHKVVPSVNGTPKSIVVTVQNIYYSPLSSSTLKKRAQFMFEIDS
- the gyrB gene encoding DNA topoisomerase (ATP-hydrolyzing) subunit B, with product MEQQQNSYDENQIQVLEGLEAVRKRPGMYIGSTNSKGLHHLVWEIVDNSIDEALAGYCTDINIQIEKDNSITVTDNGRGIPVGIQEKMGRPAVEVIMTVLHAGGKFDGSGYKVSGGLHGVGASVVNALSTELDVTVHRDGKIHRQTYKRGVPVADLEIIGETDHTGTTTHFIPDPEIFTETTVYDYDLLANRVRELAFLTKGVNITIEDKREGQERKNEYHYEGGIKSYVEYLNRSKEVVHEEPIYIEGEKDGITVEVALQYNDSYTSNIYSFTNNINTYEGGTHEAGFKTGLTRVINDYARKKGLIKENDPNLSGDDVREGLTAIISIKHPDPQFEGQTKTKLGNSEARTITDTLFSAAMETFMLENPDAAKKIVDKGLMAARARMAAKKARELTRRKSALEISNLPGKLADCSSKDPSISELYIVEGDSAGGSAKQGRDRHFQAILPLRGKILNVEKARLDKILSNNEVRSMITALGTGIGEDFNLEKARYHKVVIMTDADVDGAHIRTLLLTFFYRYMRQIIENGYVYIAQPPLYKVQQGKRVEYAYNDKELEELLSTLPQTPKPGLQRYKGLGEMNATQLWETTMDPSSRTLLQVTLEDAMDADETFEMLMGDKVEPRRNFIEANARYVKNLDI